From one Thalassobaculum sp. OXR-137 genomic stretch:
- a CDS encoding GntR family transcriptional regulator: protein MRSRLPRSGRDSRQKQAAGYAADRSTGGEAGALGRFRSPLYHQIYLIMRQRIVDGEFGTGGTLPSEQDLAEFHGVSRITAKRALDELANDGLVVRERGRGTRVVEGRAGVKISGQGTGAFDALLAMGGETEVSVKEFGYGPAEDDVAAALDLPIGTTVQRSVRVRSIGGDPFSHLTTHVPEEIGRQFEKSDLANTPLLALFERAGVTPATADQTVSATLADMVVADRLGIGVGAPLLRIRRVVRDGEGRAIELLVALYRSDLYRLTMTLSRGGDAEAGWSPEAVNGTPFSTGETWHAAGQAVGDAGE, encoded by the coding sequence ATGAGATCCCGCTTACCCCGCTCCGGCCGTGACTCCCGCCAGAAACAGGCGGCGGGCTATGCTGCCGATCGGTCAACCGGCGGCGAGGCCGGGGCGCTCGGTCGATTCCGCTCGCCGCTCTATCACCAGATCTACCTGATCATGCGTCAGCGCATCGTCGACGGTGAGTTCGGCACCGGCGGCACCCTGCCGAGCGAGCAGGACCTGGCCGAATTCCACGGCGTGTCGCGAATCACCGCAAAACGGGCTCTCGATGAACTCGCCAATGACGGCCTGGTCGTGCGGGAGCGCGGGCGCGGCACCCGGGTCGTGGAAGGCCGCGCCGGGGTGAAGATCTCCGGCCAGGGGACCGGCGCCTTCGATGCGCTGCTCGCCATGGGCGGCGAAACCGAGGTTTCGGTGAAGGAGTTTGGCTACGGCCCGGCGGAGGACGATGTCGCCGCCGCTCTCGACCTGCCGATCGGGACCACGGTTCAGCGCTCGGTCCGGGTGCGCTCCATCGGCGGCGACCCGTTCTCCCATCTGACCACCCACGTCCCCGAAGAGATCGGCCGGCAATTCGAGAAGTCGGATCTGGCGAATACACCGCTGCTGGCGCTGTTCGAGCGCGCCGGGGTGACGCCCGCCACCGCCGATCAGACGGTCTCGGCGACGCTGGCCGACATGGTTGTCGCCGACCGACTGGGAATCGGGGTCGGGGCGCCGCTGCTGCGAATCCGCCGGGTGGTGCGCGACGGCGAGGGGCGGGCGATCGAGCTGCTGGTCGCGTTGTACCGCTCGGACCTCTACCGCCTGACCATGACCCTGAGCCGCGGCGGGGATGCCGAGGCCGGCTGGTCGCCCGAAGCGGTGAACGGGACGCCATTCTCCACCGGCGAAACATGGCATGCCGCAGGGCAGGCCGTCGGGGATGCCGGGGAGTAG
- a CDS encoding transporter substrate-binding domain-containing protein has product MNKFAMLGAVAALGVAVAAPASAETMKVAADVGYAPHVMAVPAGGVEGYNIDLTAEAAKRLGVEYEVVDQEWSGIFAGLAAGKYVAIIAPTTVTQERAEKMLFGEPYFEVNYQFLVKRGAPQVEKLEDLKGKTIAVNKGNFYDKYLSEREAEYGWKIERFGKNADAIAAVASGRADANFAGDTVVGWTAKKNPLVVPSTLVIKSGSVGAFAFDTANAELRAKFEKVIECMKADGTVAAIHEKWTGQKPIEGGAAYKVEPGIGVPGMPGYDETPSGSGC; this is encoded by the coding sequence ATGAACAAGTTCGCAATGTTGGGGGCCGTCGCAGCGCTTGGCGTGGCGGTCGCCGCCCCGGCTTCGGCCGAAACCATGAAGGTCGCCGCCGATGTGGGCTACGCGCCCCATGTGATGGCGGTGCCGGCCGGTGGGGTTGAAGGCTACAACATCGATCTCACCGCCGAGGCCGCCAAGCGCCTTGGCGTCGAGTACGAGGTCGTCGACCAGGAATGGTCCGGCATCTTCGCCGGCCTAGCCGCCGGCAAGTACGTCGCCATCATCGCCCCGACCACGGTCACCCAGGAGCGCGCCGAGAAGATGCTCTTCGGCGAGCCGTATTTCGAGGTGAACTACCAGTTCCTGGTGAAGCGCGGCGCGCCGCAGGTCGAGAAGCTGGAGGACCTGAAGGGCAAAACCATCGCGGTCAACAAGGGCAACTTCTACGACAAGTACCTGTCCGAGCGTGAGGCCGAGTACGGCTGGAAGATCGAGCGCTTCGGCAAGAATGCCGATGCCATCGCCGCGGTGGCCTCCGGTCGGGCCGACGCCAACTTCGCCGGCGACACGGTGGTCGGCTGGACGGCGAAGAAGAACCCCCTGGTCGTCCCCTCCACGCTGGTCATCAAGTCGGGCAGCGTCGGCGCCTTCGCCTTCGACACCGCGAATGCCGAGCTGCGGGCCAAGTTCGAGAAGGTCATCGAGTGCATGAAGGCCGATGGCACGGTGGCGGCGATCCACGAGAAGTGGACCGGCCAGAAGCCGATCGAAGGTGGTGCGGCCTACAAGGTCGAGCCCGGCATCGGCGTTCCGGGCATGCCCGGCTACGACGAAACCCCGTCCGGCAGCGGCTGCTGA
- a CDS encoding amino acid ABC transporter ATP-binding protein: MAQAQTVPARYVVEAYDIHKSFGDFQALKGVNLTVAPQELVFIIGPSGSGKSTMLRCCNLLEQPTSGQVKITGEEITNRSVDINKVRQRIGMVFQQFNLYPHMSALGNVSLALRKVKKMARSEAEDRAHAALRRVGLAEKAGNHPTELSGGQQQRVAIARAIAMEPDVILFDEPTSALDPELVGSVLEVMRELRESGMTMVVVSHEMRFARDAADRVIFMDGGLVVEEGTPQRIFTDARSDRLKSFLHSVSGH; this comes from the coding sequence ATGGCGCAAGCCCAGACCGTCCCTGCACGATATGTCGTCGAGGCCTACGACATTCATAAGTCGTTCGGCGACTTCCAGGCCTTGAAGGGCGTCAACCTGACGGTCGCGCCGCAGGAACTGGTCTTTATCATCGGCCCGTCCGGGTCCGGCAAGAGCACTATGCTGCGCTGCTGCAACCTGCTGGAGCAGCCGACCAGCGGCCAGGTGAAGATCACCGGCGAGGAGATCACCAACCGCAGCGTCGACATCAACAAGGTCCGCCAGCGCATCGGCATGGTGTTCCAGCAGTTCAATCTGTACCCGCACATGTCCGCCCTGGGGAACGTCTCGCTCGCCCTGCGCAAGGTGAAGAAGATGGCGCGCAGCGAGGCCGAGGACCGGGCCCATGCCGCGCTCAGGCGCGTCGGGCTGGCCGAGAAGGCGGGCAACCATCCAACCGAGCTCTCCGGCGGTCAGCAGCAGCGGGTGGCGATCGCCCGCGCCATCGCCATGGAGCCGGATGTGATCCTGTTCGATGAGCCGACCTCGGCCCTCGATCCCGAACTGGTGGGATCGGTCCTGGAGGTGATGCGCGAGCTGCGCGAGAGCGGCATGACCATGGTGGTGGTCAGCCACGAGATGCGCTTCGCCCGCGATGCCGCCGACCGGGTCATCTTCATGGATGGCGGACTTGTCGTGGAGGAGGGCACGCCGCAACGGATCTTCACCGACGCGCGCTCGGATCGGCTGAAGTCGTTCCTGCACAGCGTCTCCGGTCACTGA
- a CDS encoding amino acid ABC transporter permease: protein MERFLDQFFNLEVMARYLPDVAAGFVVTIQLALSVIVTGLALGLVLAMVRAFQIRPVNWLIILFVDLFRALPPLVILIIFYFGLPFVGITMSAFVISWVVLASVLAAFAEEIYWAGITSVNKGQWEASRSTGLGFTQTLFYVVIPQAIRMTIPPLTNRTIAITKNTALASVVTVEEMLTVAQTSLAYAANTSPLTMAAIGYLLIFFPLTMASRWVETRYAWKR, encoded by the coding sequence ATGGAGCGCTTCCTCGATCAGTTCTTCAATCTGGAGGTCATGGCCCGTTACCTGCCGGACGTGGCGGCGGGTTTCGTGGTCACCATCCAGCTCGCCCTGTCGGTGATCGTAACCGGCCTCGCGCTTGGCCTGGTGCTGGCAATGGTCCGGGCGTTCCAGATCAGGCCGGTCAACTGGCTGATCATCCTGTTCGTGGACCTGTTCCGTGCCCTGCCGCCGCTGGTGATCCTGATCATCTTCTATTTCGGGCTGCCGTTCGTCGGCATCACCATGTCCGCGTTCGTCATCTCCTGGGTGGTGCTGGCCTCCGTGCTGGCCGCCTTCGCCGAGGAGATCTACTGGGCCGGCATCACCTCGGTGAACAAGGGCCAGTGGGAGGCGTCGCGCTCCACCGGCCTCGGCTTCACCCAGACCCTGTTCTACGTGGTGATCCCCCAGGCGATCCGGATGACCATCCCGCCGCTGACCAACCGCACCATCGCCATCACCAAGAACACGGCACTCGCCAGCGTGGTGACGGTGGAGGAGATGCTTACGGTGGCACAGACCTCGCTCGCCTATGCCGCCAATACGTCGCCCCTGACGATGGCGGCCATCGGCTACCTGCTGATTTTCTTCCCGCTCACCATGGCGTCGCGCTGGGTCGAGACCCGCTACGCCTGGAAGCGGTGA
- a CDS encoding amino acid ABC transporter permease, producing the protein MLDWEVIKFSFFNEDSLREVWPLLMSGWWMTVKLCLAVVPLGFCFGVFLATVHSFHIRALNWGLVVFVDFFRSIPPLVLLIYVTYGLPFFGWDVPPFAAVLVAFTFNSGSYYGEIVRAGIESIPAGQMEAARSTGLTRVQAMIYVILPQALRNVAPDLTSNTIELIKATSIASVVALPELLRMGRVAQGLVYNATPLMAVAAIYLLMLWPMVRLLSRLERRMMSAR; encoded by the coding sequence ATGCTCGACTGGGAAGTCATCAAGTTCAGTTTCTTCAACGAGGACAGCCTGCGCGAGGTCTGGCCGCTCCTGATGAGCGGCTGGTGGATGACCGTCAAGCTCTGCCTCGCCGTGGTGCCGCTGGGCTTCTGCTTCGGCGTGTTCCTGGCCACCGTGCACAGCTTCCATATCCGCGCCCTGAATTGGGGGCTGGTGGTGTTCGTCGATTTCTTCCGCTCGATCCCGCCGCTGGTACTGCTGATCTACGTGACCTACGGCCTGCCGTTCTTCGGCTGGGACGTGCCGCCTTTCGCGGCGGTATTGGTCGCCTTCACCTTCAATTCCGGCAGCTACTACGGCGAGATCGTGCGTGCCGGCATCGAGAGCATACCGGCCGGCCAGATGGAGGCGGCGCGCTCCACCGGCCTGACCCGGGTGCAGGCCATGATCTACGTGATCCTGCCCCAGGCCTTGCGCAACGTGGCGCCCGACCTGACCTCCAATACGATCGAGCTGATCAAGGCGACGTCGATCGCCAGCGTCGTCGCCTTGCCGGAGCTGCTGCGCATGGGCCGGGTGGCCCAGGGACTTGTCTACAACGCCACGCCGCTGATGGCGGTGGCGGCGATCTATCTGCTGATGCTGTGGCCGATGGTCCGTCTGCTCTCCCGACTGGAGCGGCGGATGATGTCGGCGCGTTAA
- a CDS encoding MmgE/PrpD family protein, which translates to MTGYLDTVCDFIANTTLADISPAAVDRGHRVFADTMAAIGAGAREPEVQALKAKLVPTPGGESSIVGTGQRTEAAKAAFLNGTAGTFLELDEGNQYSRGHPGIHAIPAALAFGEANGKSGAEVLTAAILGYEIGARIGISAKILPTMHPHGTWGTVGAAVAVAKLAGANAAQVRETINVASSLGLATSRQTMLQGGTVRNSFAGFSGQMGILAWQMVESGFTGEADGLSTIWGTVISTEWKPEEMTRELGSRWEIARNYFKRHACCRYNHGTLDALAMIVDKRGGLNPDEVQKVRVETYSLAAQLSDTSPKNTLAGKFSVPFAVASTLINKSSGVESFTWDKVLDEKIQAFADKVEVAEDPALTALMPDFRPARVIVTLTDGTVLEAETKTNRGDTEDPYDDAELDRKYTELTSLVWPDAVARGIYEDCFRLEELDDINALTRRLNAVDLAEAGE; encoded by the coding sequence ATGACCGGCTATCTGGATACGGTCTGCGACTTCATCGCCAACACCACGCTCGCGGATATCTCGCCGGCGGCGGTCGATCGGGGCCATCGTGTTTTCGCAGACACGATGGCCGCGATCGGCGCCGGTGCCCGCGAGCCGGAGGTGCAGGCGCTCAAGGCGAAACTCGTGCCCACTCCGGGCGGCGAGTCGAGCATCGTCGGCACCGGACAGCGCACCGAGGCGGCCAAGGCCGCGTTCCTCAACGGCACCGCCGGGACATTCCTGGAGTTGGACGAGGGCAACCAGTACAGCCGCGGCCATCCGGGTATCCACGCCATCCCGGCCGCCCTGGCGTTTGGCGAGGCGAACGGCAAGTCCGGTGCCGAAGTGCTGACCGCCGCGATCCTCGGCTACGAGATCGGCGCGCGCATCGGCATTTCCGCCAAGATCCTGCCGACCATGCACCCGCACGGCACCTGGGGCACCGTGGGTGCGGCCGTCGCCGTCGCCAAGCTGGCCGGCGCGAATGCCGCCCAGGTGCGCGAGACCATCAACGTCGCTTCCAGCCTGGGGCTCGCCACCAGCCGGCAGACCATGCTGCAAGGCGGCACGGTACGGAACTCCTTCGCCGGTTTCTCGGGGCAGATGGGCATCCTCGCCTGGCAGATGGTGGAGAGCGGTTTCACCGGGGAAGCCGACGGCCTGTCCACCATTTGGGGCACGGTGATCTCCACCGAGTGGAAGCCAGAGGAGATGACCCGCGAGCTCGGCTCGCGCTGGGAGATCGCCCGTAACTATTTCAAGCGCCACGCCTGCTGCCGCTACAACCACGGCACCCTCGACGCCCTGGCGATGATCGTCGACAAGCGCGGCGGCCTGAACCCGGACGAGGTGCAAAAGGTGCGGGTGGAGACGTATTCCCTCGCCGCCCAGCTCAGCGACACCTCGCCGAAGAACACGCTGGCCGGCAAGTTCTCCGTGCCCTTCGCCGTCGCCTCGACCTTGATCAACAAGTCGAGCGGCGTGGAGAGCTTCACCTGGGACAAGGTGCTCGACGAGAAGATCCAGGCCTTCGCCGACAAGGTCGAGGTCGCCGAGGATCCGGCCCTGACCGCCCTGATGCCGGACTTCCGCCCGGCCCGGGTGATCGTCACCCTGACCGACGGCACCGTGCTGGAAGCGGAGACCAAGACCAACCGGGGCGATACCGAGGATCCCTACGACGATGCCGAGCTCGACCGGAAGTATACCGAGCTGACCAGCCTGGTCTGGCCGGACGCCGTCGCGCGCGGGATCTACGAGGACTGCTTCCGACTGGAAGAGCTGGACGACATCAACGCGCTGACCCGACGGCTGAATGCGGTCGACCTCGCCGAGGCGGGGGAGTAA
- a CDS encoding isocitrate lyase/PEP mutase family protein, translated as MTETTERMRALLKGDGIVLAPGCWDALTGLLVEQAGFDAAYVSGASIAYSRLGRPDIGLMGLREIADTLTAIRERISIPMIVDGDNGHGNALSVQRTVREYERAGADVIQLEDQSLPKRCGHLKGKGLVSADEMVGKLHAALDARRDALIMARTDAIAVEGFEAALDRAERYVEAGVDLLFVEAPENDDQIAEISRRFAGRVPLLANMVEGGATPIRSTQQMAEHGFKVVIFPGGTARAMVPTLQGYFASLKEHGTTAPWRDRMLDLTGLNDVLGTPEMLAEGAKYDAATVAQNATRKGTGTDGDD; from the coding sequence ATGACCGAAACGACGGAACGGATGCGCGCCCTGCTGAAGGGCGACGGCATCGTGCTGGCACCCGGATGCTGGGACGCGCTGACCGGCCTGCTGGTCGAGCAGGCCGGATTCGACGCCGCCTATGTCAGCGGGGCAAGCATCGCCTACTCACGGCTCGGCCGCCCGGATATCGGGCTGATGGGCCTGCGCGAGATCGCCGACACCCTGACCGCGATCCGCGAGCGGATCTCCATCCCGATGATCGTCGACGGCGATAATGGCCACGGCAACGCCCTCAGCGTGCAGCGCACGGTGCGCGAATACGAGCGGGCCGGGGCCGACGTCATCCAGCTCGAGGACCAGTCGCTGCCGAAACGCTGCGGCCACCTCAAGGGCAAGGGGCTGGTCAGTGCCGACGAGATGGTCGGCAAGCTCCACGCCGCACTGGATGCCCGGCGGGACGCGCTGATCATGGCCCGCACCGACGCCATCGCCGTGGAAGGATTCGAGGCTGCCCTGGACAGAGCCGAGCGCTATGTCGAGGCCGGCGTCGACCTGCTCTTCGTCGAGGCGCCGGAGAACGACGACCAGATCGCCGAGATCTCCCGCCGCTTCGCCGGCCGTGTGCCGCTGCTCGCCAACATGGTGGAGGGCGGAGCGACACCGATCCGCTCCACCCAGCAGATGGCGGAACACGGCTTCAAGGTTGTGATCTTCCCGGGCGGCACCGCTCGGGCGATGGTCCCGACCCTGCAGGGCTATTTCGCCTCGCTCAAAGAGCACGGCACCACCGCGCCCTGGCGCGACCGGATGCTCGACCTCACGGGCCTCAACGACGTGCTGGGCACGCCGGAGATGCTCGCAGAGGGCGCCAAATACGACGCCGCCACGGTGGCACAGAATGCAACTCGCAAAGGAACTGGAACAGATGGGGACGATTGA
- a CDS encoding hydantoinase B/oxoprolinase family protein, producing MQLAKELEQMGTIDPVTLAVLNGRLEQIADEMDATLFRSAFNPIIAEAHDASHGLYHAETGETLVQGKSGLPIFVGAMAFAVKTVIDKAARDGGLEEGDVYIFNDPYDGGTHLSDFRLVQPIFRDGKVFCYLASVGHYHDVGGNVPGNYNPAATESFQEGFLMPPVKLFEAGRFRQDVVDILQANSRLPNSLYGDLNGQINALKLGEGRLKDLLDEYGDATVATAFEELKSRAAALMRAQIASLPDGTYRAKDFLDNDGIVDEALPLELAITVSGDRLTLDFTGSAPPCLGPVNIARSTTVAACYVAMKHIFQEVPANAGVLEPIDFVIPEHSILAAKAPRPVGGYTETILRLIDLSFQALAQAAPERVNGCAYGTINALSLAGYRREDGRRWVMFSFFGGGHGGHPEGDGLNHGNAPISTATIPPLEILEAAYPVMFRQWALREDSGGPGRNRGGLGAVYEIELLEEKAEAFLFGERGRYAPSGVVGGEAAALNRFTYPAGPEGGEAHPPMASKMVGIKLIKGQSVLLETPGGGGYGAPGERKPARVAEDVRLGYVSVASARDRYRVVVSEDGTLDEKATSELRAA from the coding sequence ATGCAACTCGCAAAGGAACTGGAACAGATGGGGACGATTGATCCCGTCACGCTGGCGGTCTTGAACGGCCGTCTGGAGCAGATCGCGGACGAAATGGACGCCACGCTGTTCCGCAGCGCCTTCAACCCGATCATCGCCGAGGCCCACGACGCCTCGCACGGGCTGTATCACGCCGAAACCGGCGAGACCCTGGTGCAGGGCAAGTCCGGCCTGCCGATCTTCGTCGGCGCCATGGCCTTCGCGGTGAAGACCGTGATCGACAAGGCGGCGCGGGACGGCGGCCTGGAAGAGGGTGACGTCTACATCTTCAACGACCCGTATGACGGCGGCACGCACCTGTCCGACTTCCGGCTGGTGCAGCCGATCTTCCGGGACGGCAAGGTGTTCTGCTACTTGGCCTCGGTCGGTCATTACCACGATGTCGGCGGCAACGTGCCGGGCAACTACAACCCGGCGGCCACGGAGAGCTTCCAGGAAGGCTTCCTGATGCCGCCGGTGAAGCTCTTCGAGGCCGGTCGCTTCCGCCAGGACGTGGTCGACATCCTGCAGGCCAACTCGCGCCTGCCGAACAGCCTCTACGGCGACCTGAACGGCCAGATCAACGCCCTCAAGCTGGGCGAGGGACGGCTGAAGGACCTGCTGGACGAGTATGGCGACGCCACCGTCGCCACCGCCTTCGAGGAGCTGAAGAGCCGGGCCGCCGCCCTGATGCGGGCGCAGATCGCGTCCCTGCCGGACGGCACCTACCGGGCCAAGGACTTCCTCGACAATGACGGCATCGTCGACGAGGCATTGCCGCTGGAGTTGGCGATCACCGTCTCCGGCGACCGGTTGACCCTGGATTTCACCGGCTCGGCGCCGCCCTGTCTCGGCCCGGTGAACATCGCCCGGTCGACCACGGTCGCGGCCTGTTACGTGGCGATGAAGCACATCTTTCAGGAAGTGCCGGCCAATGCCGGCGTGCTGGAACCGATCGACTTCGTCATCCCGGAGCATTCCATTCTGGCGGCCAAGGCGCCGCGCCCTGTCGGCGGCTATACCGAGACCATTCTGCGGCTGATCGATCTCAGCTTTCAGGCCCTGGCCCAGGCCGCACCCGAGCGGGTCAACGGCTGCGCCTACGGCACCATCAACGCCCTGTCCCTGGCCGGCTACCGGCGCGAAGACGGGCGTCGCTGGGTCATGTTCAGCTTCTTCGGCGGCGGCCATGGCGGCCATCCGGAGGGTGACGGCCTGAACCACGGCAACGCGCCGATCTCCACCGCCACCATCCCGCCGCTGGAGATCCTGGAGGCGGCCTATCCGGTGATGTTCCGGCAGTGGGCCCTGCGCGAGGATTCCGGCGGGCCGGGCCGCAATCGCGGCGGTCTCGGCGCGGTCTACGAGATCGAGTTGCTGGAGGAGAAGGCGGAGGCCTTCCTGTTCGGCGAGCGCGGCCGCTACGCCCCGTCCGGCGTCGTCGGCGGCGAGGCGGCGGCGCTGAACCGCTTCACCTATCCGGCAGGCCCGGAAGGTGGGGAGGCGCATCCACCGATGGCCTCCAAGATGGTCGGCATCAAGCTGATCAAGGGCCAGTCCGTTCTGCTGGAGACGCCGGGCGGCGGCGGTTACGGCGCGCCGGGCGAACGGAAACCCGCCCGCGTGGCCGAGGATGTCCGCCTCGGCTATGTCAGCGTGGCCTCCGCCCGCGACCGGTACCGGGTCGTCGTCTCCGAAGACGGCACCCTCGATGAAAAAGCGACCAGCGAGCTCCGAGCAGCATGA
- a CDS encoding hydantoinase/oxoprolinase family protein, whose amino-acid sequence MSTNTPHLIAGVDVGGTFTDVFVLDEAAGIARVAKVPSTPANQAVGFLSGLEAGAGDLTALSTVVHGTTVGTNALLERKGAVTGVITTAGFRDVLEMRRRDRPQTWGLWGQFVPVVPRDRRLEVGERTLADGTVRQAVDPEEVKAAAQRLQDLGCEAVAIVFINAYANDANERAALEALRSVWPNDYITASHQIVPEIREFERSSTAALNAYLQPPVGRYLARLEQALGEASSPAQVLIVQSNGGVMSLDTARKVPVRTALSGPAAGVTAAAHIGSVAGYPNLITCDMGGTSFDVSLVVEGESALAAQTSIDFGLVVRSPMIEIITIGAGGGSIARVDAGGLLQVGPESAGSDPGPVCYGLGNTRPTVTDANLVLGRINADRPIGGKLDKLDVAAARQAITDHVAIPLGLETPEAAAEAIIRVANAKMAGAIRVVSIERGHDPKEFVAVPFGGGGSLHAGALIREVGLKKALVPRYPGVTSALGCTIADLRQDFVETWNVLLDELDAEALRAAIDRLEGEGTKTVKGAGVTLEGMETVVELDMLYVGQTHTVAVPIDAAKGKPVDKQAVGAAFEAAYSATYGRLLKGIPMRILNLRVAVVGKRPRFDLSLLAPEAGTTVEGAVRGTRNVYVDGAWHEATIVDRLALPAGAEIKGPAVLEQSDTTILIEPGLVGEVDTYGNVLIGEA is encoded by the coding sequence ATGAGCACGAACACCCCCCATCTCATTGCCGGCGTCGATGTCGGCGGCACCTTCACCGATGTCTTCGTCCTGGACGAGGCGGCGGGCATCGCGCGCGTCGCCAAGGTTCCCTCCACTCCGGCGAACCAGGCGGTCGGTTTCCTGTCGGGCCTGGAGGCCGGGGCAGGGGATCTGACCGCCCTGTCCACCGTCGTCCACGGCACCACCGTCGGCACCAACGCCCTGCTGGAGCGCAAGGGAGCGGTCACCGGCGTGATCACCACCGCCGGATTCCGCGACGTCCTGGAAATGCGACGGCGCGACCGGCCGCAGACCTGGGGCCTGTGGGGCCAGTTCGTCCCGGTCGTGCCGCGCGACCGGCGGCTTGAGGTCGGCGAGCGCACCCTGGCCGACGGCACCGTGCGCCAGGCGGTCGATCCCGAGGAGGTGAAGGCGGCGGCCCAGCGGCTGCAGGATCTCGGCTGCGAGGCCGTGGCCATCGTCTTCATCAACGCCTATGCCAATGACGCGAACGAGCGCGCCGCCCTGGAGGCGCTGCGCTCGGTCTGGCCGAACGACTACATTACCGCCAGCCATCAGATCGTGCCCGAGATCCGCGAGTTCGAGCGCAGCTCGACGGCGGCGCTCAACGCCTATCTTCAGCCGCCGGTCGGCCGCTACCTCGCCCGCCTGGAACAGGCCCTGGGCGAAGCCAGCTCCCCGGCCCAGGTGCTGATCGTGCAGTCGAACGGCGGCGTGATGAGCCTGGACACAGCCCGCAAGGTGCCGGTCCGCACGGCCCTGTCCGGCCCGGCGGCCGGCGTGACGGCGGCGGCGCATATCGGCTCGGTCGCGGGCTATCCCAACCTCATCACCTGCGACATGGGCGGCACGTCCTTCGACGTCTCCCTGGTGGTCGAGGGCGAGAGTGCCCTGGCCGCCCAGACCTCCATCGATTTCGGTCTGGTCGTGCGCTCTCCGATGATCGAGATCATCACCATCGGCGCCGGCGGCGGCTCCATCGCCCGGGTCGATGCCGGCGGCCTGCTGCAGGTCGGTCCGGAAAGTGCCGGCTCCGACCCGGGTCCGGTCTGCTACGGGCTCGGCAATACCCGGCCGACCGTGACCGATGCCAATCTGGTGCTCGGCCGAATCAACGCCGACCGTCCCATCGGCGGCAAGCTGGACAAGCTGGACGTGGCGGCGGCCAGACAGGCGATCACCGACCATGTGGCGATCCCGCTGGGTCTGGAAACGCCAGAAGCGGCGGCCGAAGCGATCATCCGTGTCGCCAATGCCAAGATGGCCGGCGCCATCCGCGTCGTCTCCATCGAGCGAGGCCACGATCCCAAGGAGTTCGTCGCGGTGCCGTTCGGCGGTGGCGGCTCGCTCCATGCCGGCGCCCTGATCAGGGAAGTCGGATTGAAGAAGGCCCTGGTCCCGCGCTATCCGGGCGTGACAAGCGCGCTCGGCTGCACGATCGCCGATCTGCGCCAGGACTTCGTGGAGACCTGGAACGTCCTGCTGGACGAGCTGGACGCAGAGGCCCTGCGGGCGGCCATCGACCGGCTGGAAGGCGAGGGGACCAAGACCGTCAAGGGCGCGGGCGTGACCCTGGAAGGCATGGAGACGGTGGTCGAACTCGACATGCTCTATGTCGGGCAGACCCATACCGTGGCGGTGCCGATCGACGCCGCCAAGGGCAAGCCCGTCGACAAGCAGGCGGTGGGTGCGGCCTTCGAGGCGGCCTATTCGGCCACCTACGGCCGGCTGCTCAAGGGCATCCCCATGCGGATCCTGAACTTGCGGGTGGCGGTGGTGGGCAAGCGTCCGCGCTTCGACCTGTCGCTTCTCGCTCCGGAAGCCGGCACGACGGTCGAAGGCGCGGTCCGCGGCACCCGTAACGTCTATGTGGACGGCGCCTGGCACGAGGCCACCATCGTCGACCGTCTGGCGCTGCCGGCCGGCGCCGAGATCAAGGGCCCGGCCGTGCTGGAGCAGAGCGACACCACCATCCTCATCGAGCCGGGACTGGTCGGTGAGGTGGACACCTACGGCAACGTGCTGATCGGAGAGGCCTAA
- a CDS encoding cysteine hydrolase, which yields MSGDLAFPDPSATALVLVDLQNDFIHPDGAYARGGAKADEIAALPARLAPLAEAVRAKGGWIVSTHFTLVPGKGGEPMISPHLKAIRPFLRKGDFLSGGWGHDVVDALQPIDLKVEKVAFSAFYMSRLEWVLRKAGITTLIFGGIVTNGGVASTVRDAHVRDLETVVLEDGCAAFSEQVHRTAIDALRPVSTVATIAEVAAAWEAA from the coding sequence ATGAGCGGCGACCTCGCGTTCCCGGATCCGTCGGCCACCGCCCTGGTGCTGGTCGACCTGCAGAACGACTTCATCCACCCGGATGGCGCCTATGCAAGGGGCGGAGCGAAGGCGGACGAGATCGCGGCCCTGCCGGCCCGTCTGGCACCCCTGGCCGAGGCGGTGCGGGCGAAGGGAGGGTGGATCGTCTCCACCCACTTCACCCTGGTGCCGGGCAAGGGCGGCGAGCCGATGATCTCGCCGCACCTGAAGGCCATCCGGCCGTTCCTGCGCAAGGGCGACTTCCTGTCCGGCGGCTGGGGCCACGACGTGGTCGACGCACTACAGCCCATCGATCTCAAGGTAGAGAAGGTCGCGTTTTCAGCCTTCTATATGAGTCGGCTCGAGTGGGTTCTGAGGAAGGCCGGCATTACCACGCTGATCTTCGGCGGCATCGTGACCAATGGCGGCGTCGCCTCCACGGTGCGCGACGCCCATGTCCGGGACCTCGAGACGGTGGTGCTGGAGGACGGCTGTGCGGCCTTCTCCGAGCAGGTCCATCGTACCGCCATCGACGCCCTGCGGCCGGTCAGCACCGTGGCGACCATCGCCGAAGTGGCCGCCGCCTGGGAGGCGGCCTGA